The DNA region gctattacttatcacctgaccaaagatatggctcacatcaacactgtgcaaaacgagggatttaggaaaatgatcaacaccctagaccaggggtcggcaacctgcggctccggagccgcatgcggatCTTTAGTCCTTCTACGGCTCCACGTGgtttggggaaataaataattttttgtaagtaattagctaaagtctttatttatgttagttcttttttttaactcgtagttctaaattggaagattattgtgatattgaaatataaatataaaattatattgtattagtttttgatcgatcaaaataagcgtcacacttgcGGAAGCCGATATACCGGCCGAAACGCCgtgcgagactttcaaccccaggtaggccaattatggatcttcggatccacattatgtcagcagctgttctccaaaaacaaacacgttcacgcctcacagacgacagcttacagtcgtgcgtaaagatgaaagtgacttcgtacagccccgatcgtacagcagacgctgtgcgcagaggttcaggagcggaagtcccattgtaaacatatcacggcagacccgactatgtttccatgaacacgcttttcagcatctttttattgaccacttttcacacacggttgctttaCGCATACAGCCGCTGTTAAAGCtcgcagcccgacacacaccaacacaacagcataggtggcacagacgttaaggcggcgaggcaTGATTGCGGGTACCGctaaggtgcgtccgcctcccctgcagcggcgctgcagtccacgccccgccacacacattaaccaggtaaaatacatacttaggcggaattttgcaaagttcaaaatgtgttaattacataaataaaatgtaattttctctgtagcacttcatgcatttaagcaacacaccttagttgttcacacaaagcataaaggtaaaaaaaaaaaaaacaatatatacagtgttatgttcattttagatgtcaaaaagtatttgcggctcccagagttttcttttgcgtggaaatcgcgtccaaatggctctttgggtgttaaaggttgctgacccctgccctagacaaacgctacacagtgccgtcccgcaactattttctattgttgcactacctgctctatacacgcagtgtcgagcaacggtggagacggaatttcaagcagtacaacattttgcggcaacagcaaaatgtgaggcatttattgtttttatgtttatttattgtttttatgttcagtttcaactgttacgaagttgatgtgcagttaataagtgcaataaatatttatactggaaaagaaaattgtgagagaatcgtgatctcaattctaagcaaaaaaatcgtgattctcattttatgcaaaatcgtgcagccctagttgCACCCCTGTTAAAGTAAACTCCAACGAGATCCACGACAAACTGAAGCAACCACTGACACTGCAAGACCTCTTCTGGCCCACAAGTGTTTGAGGATACGTAACAGGTGAGGTGTTTCCAATGATCCAGTAGATGGATAGGTTGACCAGGAAAGCCACCACGCCCGAAAACAGCACAGTCATCTAGAAGGAAGAAGAAAGCAGCcggaagaaaaggaaaacaccgtTACCAGCTGCTCCAAATCTCAAACTAAGACTTGGAACATGAgtcaaaatgtattaaattaaaCACTTCCATCTATTAATACATATAGCAGTATTTAATAACCAACTGACCAATGTGACTATCAGCAGAACAGACAGGCAGAATAAATGCCCCGCTTTTAATGTCTTTGATAAAATGTGGCAGACTATTACTTGGAAAGTCCCAGACATTAGATCCAATTGCAGATCATGTAGCTGCAGTTGTGTGCGTCTTTtaaaatggtgtgtgtgtgtgtgtgtgtgtgtgtgtgtcatgttgAGTCTGACCAGAGCAGGCAAAGACCAGGGTCCAAATATTCCTCCGGATCCAGTCAGCGGCTCAAACAGTGGAACGATGCAGAGCAGGAAGGCTGACGATAGAGGAGCCTAAAAGGACAGTCTGTGCAGTAAAAATCTACAGCCATTGCATTATATcaagtataaaatataaataacatcCTACTATTACTCCAAAGCTCTCAGCTAATCTGTCTCTGACCTGTAATGTGTCTTTAAGACATATTGCTTAATAGACACTGAAGCTGATTAACGTTTGATTTTACTGCTCTAGTCTACACTGTGTTGGTGAGGTGACAGTCGTCAAAcaatcatttttaattaataaattttaaataattaattttaaagttttttttttaaacaaaaaccttGAAAACTATGTTAAATACGTGGTACTAAAGATCTAGTGGACAAAGTACTTTTTAATTCCAAGTCCAATTCCAATACCATCATATGGAACTGAATGGTACTAACAAGCTCCAAACCAAACATCAGCAGATCTCAAGGCAATTTGCAAGTCATTATGAAGAAGCCCTACATGACGGTAACAGGTCCTGAATAATTTATATCAGCAAGTTACAGGACAAGCCATAGGCCAATGTCAACAAGCCCCAAATCATCTGAAAGTATCAGAAAGTACCAACACAACTCTAGATGGCAACTCGTAACAAGTCCCACATAATTCTGTACCAGCAGGTCCAAGAAAATATCACGAATCCAAATCAAGACACAATTCAGCAACCTGcaaatcaaaaatgaaaattttaagtCTCTAAGAATCCCAAGACAAGAATAACAAGTCCCAATTCCAGTTTTAATGTAAGGCCAACCTAAGGCCAAACATTCctagaaatatatttattagtCCTAGGAAATAATCCAAATGAAATGAATAATAGTGCAAAAATTAAGCCCAGGGTCTAAAGTCACTATCCAGTTTGCTGTCCAAAATCAAAAGCCCAGGTGTTCATCAACAAGTCCTGTAATAAATCATTAGCATTACAAGTTTCAAGCATAGGGAAACAagtccaaaataaaatattagcaagtaaacaaataataaaaggcTAATTCCAACTCCAGTTccaaaaaaatgcaaagaagTCCTGGGACTAAATCTGAAAGTTTTAGGCCAAATCCCAAATAAAAGGGAACAAAGTCCAAAGCCTTGCATCCTCAGTCTGGTTCCAAGTCGAGGCAAGCCAGCGAGTCTTCAATTATGTCCCTAAACTAAAGCTCCAAACCTCAGGCCCcaataaaaggaaataaatcCAAAATCAAGTCTCtggtcaaaataaataaataaataaaatcaaagtacAAAAGTCTTGTTGCAAAGTCCCAAATCGAGTTCCAAATAAATTCTAACATCTTATAAAATCCaaagacaaaataataataaataatgaccAACAACTCAAGGTAAGCAAAGTAAGCAGTCCAGTTCTAAACCCATCGCATAATAAGCAGCATTACATAGGAAAACTGATTAGATTATCTAACACTAGATACTGAGTATTCAGTGATCTTTTACTTGGTTTGTGGCTGGGTCTCACCTGATAGTATAAAAGCTGCATGGAGTTCACCTGGAGCTCATGTTGCTTTGCCCCCACCCACTGAGAGAGAAATGTGGAGAACAGTTAATCACCTTACTTCAGTCTCTGTGGAGTGTTTTTTCAGCATATACCTTTACTCACCACTTGGTAAAGTGACGTCACCAGAACTCCAAGAGACGCGAACACAATCCCCAGCAAGTTGAACCGCACATCATAGTACGAGTTCAGTATCACTCCTAATGTTATGGGTACCTGAGGAGAGGGGGAGCAGATTGTGCTGACATTGTCTCTCACTTACCCCAAAATGACCCAAACACCAGTATCCTGTAAGAATCATTCAGATTGGCATGTTTCTACAGCTCTAACAAGCAGATGGGACTTTGCTAACCAGTGTGAGTTTAATCTTGGTGGAGAAGGTCTTCTTGTAGTAGGTGGTCTGGATGAGGATGATGACGGGAGTGGTCATTGCTTTAGCCAACTGGTACGTTCCTATCGAGTTGTTCTGTAGGGAAAGGTTGGTGAAGGCCACGAACCCGCAGAAGCTCAGAGCCAGCCACACAATCCTGCGAATCGGAAGGCTTTTTGGAGCAAAAACATCCATTTTCTGGCAGAAGTAGAGTCCCAGCCAGGTGACCACAAAGTGAACGAGGGTCAGGGTCATGTTGGGGAAGCCATAGTGTACGTAGATCCATTTGTTGATGAAGACGATACAGATGGAGGAGAACAGGTTGACCAGCAGGCCAGCAACAATGcgcctgttggctaaaaagcTGGCAGCCATGATCTGGGAGGCCTCAGAGTTAAAGTTATTCAGACGGAGCTTTGTTGAACTTAGCTGAGTTGTTCACACTGGCCAAAGAGAGATACGAGTGTTAGAAAgtctaaaactaaaaaaaagtctAGAAGCTCATGGTACCATACAAGCTACAAGCAAAATAagtgtttttctattttcagaATCCAACAACTacaataaaaaattaattaaaaggtTTAACAAAAGTACTGAATTAACTATATGAAGGTAAATATATTATCATATTTATACATAGACCTCAATTTTTGAGTCTCAGACGTAATTGAGCAAACTAATTTAAATATAGGGATTATTTTTGATACTTGGATGAAAGTCAGTGATCACCAAATGCTGCATTTACTACTCTGAGATGCTCCGCCATGCCTTTACTTCAGCtcctgtcagctgctgcttgttTTATTGGGTCTCACtgatttcagttttgtcttcagtcaCAGAAAGGCTGTTTTATTGgtttgagatcaggtgactgacttgtcCAATGAAGAATATCacattattattttagtttacGTTTGCAGCCTTCTTTAGGTCATTATGAATTTCCACTTTGAAGCTATCTGATCGGTTTTGTGACATTTGTCTGAATGTGAGCAGCGAGTACAACCCTTTACACTTTGC from Pelmatolapia mariae isolate MD_Pm_ZW linkage group LG17, Pm_UMD_F_2, whole genome shotgun sequence includes:
- the slc35e3 gene encoding solute carrier family 35 member E3 isoform X1 is translated as MAASFLANRRIVAGLLVNLFSSICIVFINKWIYVHYGFPNMTLTLVHFVVTWLGLYFCQKMDVFAPKSLPIRRIVWLALSFCGFVAFTNLSLQNNSIGTYQLAKAMTTPVIILIQTTYYKKTFSTKIKLTLVPITLGVILNSYYDVRFNLLGIVFASLGVLVTSLYQVWVGAKQHELQVNSMQLLYYQAPLSSAFLLCIVPLFEPLTGSGGIFGPWSLPALMTVLFSGVVAFLVNLSIYWIIGNTSPVTYNMFGHFKFCITLVGGYLLFHDPLSLNQALGILCTLAGILSYTHFKLMEQEEGKSRLAQRP
- the slc35e3 gene encoding solute carrier family 35 member E3 isoform X2; this encodes MAASFLANRRIVAGLLVNLFSSICIVFINKWIYVHYGFPNMTLTLVHFVVTWLGLYFCQKMDVFAPKSLPIRRIVWLALSFCGFVAFTNLSLQNNSIGTYQLAKAMTTPVIILIQTTYYKKTFSTKIKLTLVPITLGVILNSYYDVRFNLLGIVFASLGVLVTSLYQVWVGAKQHELQVNSMQLLYYQAPLSSAFLLCIVPLFEPLTGSGGIFGPWSLPALMTVLFSGVVAFLVNLSIYWIIGNTSPVT